In one Kwoniella botswanensis chromosome 3, complete sequence genomic region, the following are encoded:
- a CDS encoding methionine-R-sulfoxide reductase — protein MPLISPTLVRSTIATAKTKLPIPISTIAAVGNNAIKLSGLGLPFALFSSSSNSKMPSDSYPVKKSDDEWHAILSPEQFRVIRQKGTERPGSHAYDKKNDDGVYHCAACDAPLYTSKTKFNSGCGWPAFYDTVPGAVIRHEDKSMFMTRTEIVCANCGGHLGHVFKGEGFGNPIDERHCVNGISLNFKQE, from the exons ATGCCTTTGATCTCACCTACACTAGTCAGATCGACAATCGCCACTGCTAAAACTAAATTAccaatcccaatctcaaccaTTGCAGCTGTAGGAAACAACGCAATCAAATTGTCAGGCTTGGGATTACCTTTCGCCCTATTTTCAAGCAGTAGTAACAGCAAGATGCCTAGTGATAGTTACccggtgaagaagagtgaCGATGAGTGGCATGCCATCTTATCGCctgaacag TTCCGAGTGATCAGACAGAAAGGAACTGAAAGACCTGGATCTCACGCATatgataagaagaatgatgatggtgtttATC ATTGCGCCGCCTGCGATGCTCCTCTGTACACGTCCAAGACCAAATT TAACTCGGGATGCGGTTGGCCAGCATTCTACGATACCGTCCCAGGGGCTGTCATCCGTCATGAAGATAAATCAATGTTTATGACTAGAACCGAGATCGTCTGTGCCAATTG TGGTGGACATCTGGGACATGTTTTTAAAGGGGAAGGTTTTGGCAATCCCATtgatgagag ACATTGTGTGAATGGTATCTCGCTCAACTTCAAACAAGAGTAG
- a CDS encoding 60S ribosomal protein L26, whose protein sequence is MSSPLSKELRKQHTARSIPIRKDDEVLIVRGKYKGREGKVTQVYRKKWVIHVDRVHIEKSNAATVPVGIHPSNVVITSLKLDSDRKAILERKGAKSSSSEDVEMKE, encoded by the exons AtgtcttctcctctttccaaGGAATTGAGAAAGCAACACACT GCCCGATCAATCCCTATCAGAAAGGACGACGAAGTTTTGATCGTTAGAGGTAAATACAAGGGCCGAGAGGGTAAAGTGACTCAA GTCTACAGAAAGAAATGGGTCATCCACGTCGACCGAGTCCACATTGAAAAATCCAACGCCGCCACCGTCCCAGTTGGTATCCACCCTTCCAACGTAGTCATCACCTCCCTCAAACTTGATTCCGACCGAAAAGCCATCCTCGAGAGAAAAGGTGctaaatcctcttcttccgaagatgttgagatgaAGGAATAA